Proteins encoded together in one Aminipila butyrica window:
- a CDS encoding ABC transporter permease produces the protein MKRQTMYFRMITSSLIRRRSRMLVALLAVAIGATILSGLVTIYYDVPRQMGQEFRSYGANLIFVPAGEESAISMDTVKDVTDLIPANDIVGIAPYRYETVKINEQPFMAAGTDLAEVKKTSPYWYVSGEWPANKEAVLVGQTVADLIRLSPGDAFTVTGIAANGESFSQDFTVSGIVQTGGTEEDFLYMSLSTLEDLMGNNGEIDVVECSISASQATLDNLVKQISDNVGEVTPRLVKRVTQSEGTVLTKLQALVYLVTVVVLILTMVCVATTMMAVVAERRKEIGLKKALGASNKSIVMEFLGEGLFLGGLGGLLGVVLGFIFAQTVSMSVFSRSISFQPLLIPVTMVVSIAVTGLACLLPVRSATDVDPAIVLRGE, from the coding sequence ATGAAAAGACAAACGATGTATTTTAGAATGATAACGAGCTCACTCATTCGCCGCCGCTCCAGAATGCTTGTGGCTTTATTGGCGGTAGCGATTGGTGCGACAATTCTATCCGGACTTGTTACGATTTATTACGATGTTCCGCGGCAGATGGGCCAGGAATTTCGTTCTTACGGCGCAAATCTGATTTTTGTGCCCGCTGGCGAGGAGTCGGCGATTAGTATGGATACGGTTAAGGACGTAACGGATTTGATTCCCGCAAATGACATTGTAGGTATCGCACCGTATCGCTATGAGACTGTTAAAATTAATGAGCAGCCCTTTATGGCGGCAGGTACAGATCTGGCAGAAGTGAAAAAGACCAGTCCCTATTGGTATGTCTCTGGAGAATGGCCGGCAAACAAGGAGGCTGTGCTGGTGGGGCAGACCGTAGCAGACTTAATCCGCCTTTCTCCGGGTGATGCCTTTACCGTAACGGGTATAGCTGCAAACGGGGAGAGCTTCAGTCAGGACTTTACGGTATCTGGAATTGTTCAAACAGGTGGAACCGAGGAAGACTTTCTCTATATGTCTTTATCAACCTTGGAGGACCTGATGGGAAATAACGGAGAGATTGATGTGGTGGAATGCAGTATCTCTGCTTCTCAGGCCACCTTGGACAATCTTGTAAAACAAATAAGTGATAACGTCGGAGAAGTCACGCCACGCCTTGTAAAACGTGTCACACAATCAGAGGGAACCGTTTTAACAAAGCTTCAGGCATTGGTTTATCTTGTGACGGTGGTGGTGCTAATCCTCACCATGGTTTGTGTCGCAACCACGATGATGGCGGTTGTCGCCGAACGGCGTAAAGAAATTGGACTAAAAAAAGCATTAGGTGCTTCTAACAAAAGCATTGTCATGGAATTCCTAGGAGAGGGGTTGTTTTTAGGCGGGTTAGGCGGTTTGCTCGGTGTCGTACTTGGATTTATATTCGCTCAAACAGTCAGCATGAGTGTTTTCAGCCGCTCCATATCCTTTCAGCCGCTGTTAATACCGGTGACAATGGTTGTTTCCATTGCGGTAACTGGTCTTGCATGCTTGTTGCCTGTCAGGAGTGCTACCGATGTAGACCCTGCGATTGTTTTGCGCGGTGAATAA
- a CDS encoding DUF4418 family protein translates to MKNRLLSGIVVAVLGLLTALVPVCIFQTCSKTIETAAGGMVPMKCFWSGQAEIGIGLLVLCGGLLLVVVKAPLIRLGISMMTALTGIIGILIPTVLIGGCEMATMACQMTTFPALIVIQILILVTCSANIIYLWRRSSKNTGENKWTTSH, encoded by the coding sequence ATGAAAAATAGATTATTGTCTGGCATCGTTGTTGCTGTCTTAGGATTATTGACAGCACTTGTGCCAGTCTGCATTTTCCAAACTTGTTCAAAAACTATTGAAACCGCAGCGGGTGGTATGGTGCCAATGAAATGCTTCTGGTCTGGACAGGCTGAAATTGGCATCGGCCTTTTAGTTCTGTGTGGCGGATTGCTGCTTGTTGTTGTCAAGGCTCCGCTTATCCGGTTGGGAATCAGTATGATGACAGCGTTGACAGGCATTATAGGAATTTTAATCCCTACTGTCCTGATTGGGGGCTGTGAGATGGCTACAATGGCTTGCCAGATGACAACCTTTCCAGCCTTGATTGTAATCCAGATTTTAATACTAGTAACTTGTTCTGCAAATATAATTTATCTTTGGAGACGGAGTTCCAAAAATACAGGAGAGAACAAATGGACAACAAGCCATTAA
- a CDS encoding iron transporter, which yields MKKIFVFVLALAMVMSIAFTGCSNGDETDGNSNNAANPPAGTSTGDNGDDVAAPGEAAGFEEFPIGDDIELPPLNVAAVYFQPVDMEPADKAGLPASEADMHIEADISALKNDLGYGVGDFVPNLTVNYEITSEDGKTKVEGTFMPMNASDGPHYGANIKLGPAGTYKVRFTIENPEAQGFLLHVDKETGVTGRYWTEPLVAEWDFDYVPRVW from the coding sequence ATGAAAAAAATATTTGTTTTTGTTCTCGCACTGGCAATGGTTATGTCGATTGCGTTCACTGGCTGCTCAAATGGGGATGAGACCGACGGAAATTCCAACAACGCGGCCAACCCACCTGCTGGCACATCAACAGGTGATAATGGAGACGATGTGGCTGCACCAGGAGAGGCTGCCGGATTTGAGGAATTCCCTATTGGTGATGACATCGAATTACCACCGCTGAATGTGGCCGCTGTGTATTTCCAGCCAGTTGATATGGAACCGGCTGATAAAGCAGGCCTGCCAGCTTCCGAAGCCGACATGCATATAGAAGCAGATATATCCGCATTGAAGAATGACTTGGGTTACGGCGTAGGTGATTTTGTTCCAAATCTTACAGTTAATTATGAAATTACCAGTGAAGATGGTAAAACAAAAGTAGAAGGAACTTTCATGCCGATGAATGCCAGCGATGGCCCTCACTATGGCGCAAATATCAAGCTGGGTCCAGCTGGTACATATAAAGTACGCTTTACGATTGAAAATCCTGAAGCACAGGGTTTCCTCCTCCATGTTGATAAAGAAACAGGCGTTACTGGAAGGTATTGGACTGAACCTCTTGTGGCAGAATGGGATTTTGATTATGTTCCAAGAGTTTGGTAG
- a CDS encoding ABC transporter permease produces MDNKPLTTVSIAIHNLKRKPFRSTGLILIVAIFAFVLFGGTMLSKSLENGMDNLSKRMGADILAVPYGYEGNLQSALLRGEPSTFYFDVDTTEKVASVEGVEAASPQLYIATLSAGCCAYPLQLIGFDPETDFVIQPWMSSSLKDSLADGQIVIGSSINAEVGQKLRFFDQNFLIAGRLEKTGMGFDTSVFMNLSTAKKVARESERLQAHPVAENTDLISSIMVKIKNGYEVKDVANNILQTYAKENVHVVVAKNMMNDISSNLQGLTSYIFLLTVILWVLAVGVLIIVFSVTLNSRKREFSIFRVLGATKSKLVRLILCEACLVSLLGSLAGMIAAALVVFPFSTYISSLLGLPYLQPSRGALSILAAMSFLISFTVGPLASAYAAIKIGSSEIYTTVKEGE; encoded by the coding sequence ATGGACAACAAGCCATTAACAACTGTTAGCATCGCTATTCATAACCTAAAGCGCAAGCCGTTTCGATCCACCGGACTGATTCTTATCGTAGCTATTTTCGCTTTTGTCCTTTTTGGCGGGACCATGTTGTCAAAAAGCCTGGAGAATGGCATGGATAATCTGTCAAAAAGAATGGGTGCGGATATTCTTGCTGTGCCCTATGGATATGAAGGGAATCTTCAAAGTGCCTTACTCCGAGGAGAACCCAGTACTTTTTACTTCGATGTGGATACCACGGAAAAAGTAGCCAGTGTTGAAGGGGTGGAAGCGGCATCACCCCAGCTTTATATTGCCACACTTAGCGCTGGGTGTTGTGCTTATCCCCTTCAGCTCATTGGCTTTGACCCCGAGACAGACTTTGTCATCCAGCCATGGATGTCAAGCTCGCTTAAAGATTCCCTTGCAGATGGTCAAATTGTAATCGGCAGCAGCATTAATGCGGAAGTAGGACAAAAGCTTAGATTCTTCGATCAAAACTTCTTGATCGCCGGTCGTTTGGAGAAAACGGGCATGGGGTTTGATACTTCTGTGTTTATGAATCTTTCCACGGCAAAAAAGGTGGCACGGGAATCGGAGAGACTGCAAGCACATCCAGTTGCAGAAAATACCGATTTAATTTCGTCCATCATGGTAAAAATTAAAAACGGCTACGAGGTAAAGGATGTAGCAAACAACATACTCCAGACTTATGCCAAAGAGAATGTACATGTAGTTGTGGCAAAAAATATGATGAATGATATTTCCAGCAATCTACAGGGACTGACAAGCTATATTTTCTTGCTAACGGTTATCCTATGGGTGTTGGCAGTCGGTGTCCTTATTATTGTATTCTCTGTTACCCTAAATAGCAGGAAAAGAGAATTCAGTATATTTAGGGTTTTGGGGGCAACAAAGAGCAAGTTAGTCAGACTAATTCTTTGTGAAGCTTGTTTGGTCAGCCTGTTGGGCAGCCTAGCTGGAATGATAGCGGCAGCGTTAGTCGTTTTCCCTTTCAGCACCTATATCAGCTCACTGCTAGGACTACCCTACTTACAGCCTTCACGGGGAGCTTTATCCATCTTGGCGGCGATGAGCTTTCTGATCTCTTTTACGGTCGGTCCACTTGCTTCAGCTTATGCTGCAATTAAAATAGGAAGCTCGGAGATCTATACTACGGTGAAGGAGGGGGAATAA
- a CDS encoding FTR1 family protein, with protein MRKILVPVLSMMMILISMFPTMAFAETAEKSAAEPYYATWDEYKESGQPASTWNDVVDAMEVVLETGKARYAAGDTRGAYDSINNGYYGYYETTGFERIAMGYISGSRKTEMELQFSACKAVTKNGGSTDEFNKEVDLLASMLREDAHVLDGTTGSNNASNNSGASAAGGSSAAVATFAACFSIMLREGFEAILIVGAIVAYLVKSAGDDIGRRKRLVTPIYVGSIVGIVASFVLAWLLNLLKLANSASQEVIEGVTALLAVCVLFYVSNWMLSKSETDSWTSYIKTKTEKSSLLGSTFALTFTAFLAVFREGAEVVLFYQPMLSNNNVGSVWAGFIIGCICLVFVYLAIHFLSIKIPIKPFFTATGVLMSLMSISFLGAGIKELIEGDIITMSSPDWLAWIPTNDILDVLGIYPTLQTLIPQLILLVIAIILFVIQTKKNHAIHLEAEKKRAEERILREAEEKKAKHEALKAEVRGILEELLAEKDSTAHS; from the coding sequence ATGCGAAAAATATTAGTTCCGGTTCTTTCAATGATGATGATCCTCATCAGCATGTTTCCTACTATGGCCTTTGCTGAGACTGCGGAGAAATCAGCAGCAGAGCCCTACTATGCCACTTGGGACGAATACAAAGAGTCTGGACAGCCAGCTTCGACTTGGAACGATGTGGTCGACGCAATGGAGGTTGTGCTTGAAACTGGCAAGGCACGCTATGCTGCCGGAGATACCAGGGGGGCATATGACTCCATAAACAATGGCTATTATGGCTACTATGAGACTACTGGCTTTGAGCGAATTGCCATGGGCTATATCTCTGGCTCAAGAAAAACGGAAATGGAGCTACAGTTCTCGGCTTGCAAAGCCGTAACTAAAAACGGCGGAAGTACAGATGAGTTTAACAAAGAAGTGGATTTGCTTGCGTCCATGCTCCGGGAAGATGCTCATGTGCTGGATGGCACAACTGGCAGTAATAATGCTTCCAATAATTCGGGGGCTTCGGCTGCTGGCGGAAGCTCTGCTGCGGTTGCCACGTTCGCTGCCTGTTTTTCAATCATGCTGCGTGAAGGCTTTGAGGCGATTCTTATCGTAGGCGCTATCGTGGCATACTTAGTTAAGTCTGCGGGTGATGATATCGGACGCCGCAAGAGGCTGGTGACTCCTATTTATGTAGGGTCTATTGTCGGCATTGTGGCGAGCTTCGTACTGGCTTGGCTATTAAATTTATTAAAACTAGCCAACAGTGCTTCTCAGGAAGTTATAGAGGGTGTTACCGCCCTACTGGCTGTGTGTGTACTTTTTTATGTCAGCAACTGGATGCTGTCTAAATCTGAAACCGATTCATGGACATCTTATATTAAAACCAAGACCGAGAAGTCGTCCCTATTAGGAAGTACTTTTGCACTGACGTTTACTGCGTTCTTGGCTGTTTTTCGGGAAGGCGCTGAGGTTGTTCTCTTTTACCAGCCTATGTTGTCTAACAACAACGTCGGCAGTGTGTGGGCAGGTTTTATAATCGGTTGTATTTGCTTGGTATTTGTTTATTTAGCTATTCATTTCCTTAGCATCAAAATTCCGATCAAGCCTTTCTTTACAGCAACTGGTGTGTTGATGTCTTTGATGTCGATTTCCTTCCTTGGTGCGGGCATTAAGGAACTGATTGAAGGCGATATCATTACGATGTCTTCACCTGATTGGCTGGCTTGGATTCCTACCAATGATATTTTGGACGTACTAGGCATCTATCCGACCCTTCAGACTTTGATACCACAGTTGATTCTGTTGGTGATTGCTATAATTCTTTTTGTCATTCAAACAAAAAAGAATCATGCCATCCACCTGGAGGCTGAAAAAAAGCGGGCCGAGGAGCGTATCCTTCGGGAAGCTGAAGAAAAGAAAGCAAAGCATGAAGCGCTAAAAGCTGAAGTCAGAGGCATACTGGAAGAGCTGCTTGCTGAAAAAGATTCCACAGCGCACAGCTGA
- a CDS encoding Fe-S-containing protein, giving the protein MLKYLIQVVQNSLTTGILLAMLFTLAHLNNKQRQNKWLFRGFVVGVVFAIILSFLKATTVLINREYFNIGILSVAIFAAILFYMLSWGVFQKKMPVLHERIWTGINATLVASLLLYCLPDIFLYPTEFVMTGESIFGTDFLFKMIGYLTGLLIVGLAGLALYKVGRSLTFQSVRILLTIILLVNMVKQIATIAQFLLARRIIPMSKGVFEFIKIAVNYNDFFLYGIMAVTMLLPVALWIKSLHPKETYVNPAQHRRIRATSRRQRRWCAVVAVGYILAVLSLTAVRAYDQREVVLSPAEPMDIVGSEIVIPLESISDGHLHRYIYTASNGTEVRFIVIKKNTVAFGVGLDACDICGPTGYYEREDEVICKLCDVVMNKSTIGFKGGCNPVPLSYSLEGGSMVIQTQNLENEKSRFE; this is encoded by the coding sequence ATGCTGAAATATCTCATACAGGTTGTGCAGAATTCGCTTACCACCGGAATTCTTTTAGCAATGCTGTTTACACTTGCACACCTTAACAATAAGCAAAGACAGAACAAATGGCTATTTAGAGGATTTGTAGTTGGGGTTGTATTCGCGATTATATTATCGTTTCTCAAAGCCACGACGGTGCTGATTAACAGAGAATACTTCAATATTGGTATTTTATCTGTTGCCATCTTTGCAGCTATCCTTTTTTATATGCTTTCTTGGGGTGTTTTTCAAAAAAAAATGCCTGTACTTCATGAAAGAATATGGACTGGTATAAATGCTACATTAGTGGCCTCGCTGTTGCTCTATTGCCTGCCGGATATATTTCTGTATCCTACAGAGTTTGTCATGACAGGAGAAAGCATATTTGGCACTGATTTTCTCTTTAAAATGATTGGCTATCTGACAGGTTTGCTGATTGTGGGGCTGGCCGGGCTGGCTTTATATAAAGTCGGACGGAGTCTAACCTTTCAATCGGTGCGCATTTTATTAACTATTATCCTTCTGGTTAATATGGTCAAGCAAATTGCCACCATTGCACAGTTTTTACTGGCAAGGCGTATTATTCCCATGTCAAAAGGTGTATTTGAATTTATTAAAATAGCGGTTAACTATAATGACTTTTTCCTATATGGAATCATGGCGGTTACTATGCTGCTGCCGGTTGCATTATGGATAAAAAGCTTACATCCTAAAGAAACCTATGTCAATCCCGCACAGCATAGGCGAATCCGGGCAACCTCACGCAGGCAAAGACGCTGGTGCGCCGTTGTGGCAGTAGGATATATTCTGGCGGTTCTAAGTTTGACAGCGGTAAGGGCTTATGACCAACGGGAAGTCGTGCTTTCTCCTGCCGAACCCATGGACATCGTCGGCAGCGAAATTGTTATACCACTTGAAAGTATCAGTGATGGTCATTTGCATCGATATATTTATACAGCCTCAAACGGTACGGAAGTTCGATTTATAGTTATTAAGAAGAATACAGTAGCATTTGGAGTGGGCCTGGATGCTTGTGATATTTGCGGTCCAACCGGTTATTATGAGCGGGAGGATGAAGTGATCTGCAAGCTTTGCGATGTGGTCATGAATAAGTCTACAATCGGATTTAAGGGAGGCTGCAATCCGGTTCCCCTCTCGTATAGCTTAGAGGGCGGTAGTATGGTGATACAGACACAAAATTTGGAAAACGAAAAGAGCAGGTTTGAATAA
- a CDS encoding FMN-binding protein has product MKKRIISVVAVFALTLGLLSGCGEPSDEAGNPVDYTAGTYTGQSSEDDRGAYGEATITIEDNVITDCQYVTWQKDGTVKDENYGKVNGEISNKDYYDKAQLAVEAMNQYAQALVENQKLEDVDAVSGATIAFNQFNEAVSNALKEAKE; this is encoded by the coding sequence ATGAAAAAAAGGATTATTTCTGTGGTGGCTGTATTTGCCCTTACCTTGGGGCTGCTGTCCGGGTGCGGCGAACCGTCCGACGAGGCAGGAAATCCGGTAGATTATACCGCAGGAACGTATACCGGCCAAAGCAGTGAGGATGACCGGGGAGCCTATGGTGAGGCAACAATTACTATCGAAGATAATGTAATAACCGATTGCCAATATGTCACCTGGCAAAAAGACGGAACGGTGAAAGACGAAAATTACGGGAAGGTAAACGGTGAAATTTCTAATAAGGATTATTATGACAAGGCACAGCTGGCGGTCGAAGCCATGAATCAATATGCACAGGCGCTGGTAGAAAATCAAAAGCTAGAGGATGTAGATGCCGTATCTGGTGCGACGATTGCCTTCAATCAATTTAATGAAGCTGTGAGCAATGCCCTTAAGGAGGCAAAAGAATAA
- a CDS encoding ABC transporter permease gives MFWRMVKGALFRQKGKMLMIAFTIALGASLATAMLNVMMDVGDKVNQELKTYGANINVVPKAASLLDDLYGVAEGSGGSDQYLNESELGNIKTIFWAFNIVDFTPYLETSVKLEPGARDTKLVGTWFKHHLDLPTGESLDTGMKSMKSWWEISGDWLTDQDENFAMVGSLVAGRNNIQVGDTITLELRGKTKKLTVKGVFNAGSDEDEQIYVPLQTAQELTGRAGLVSRVEVSALTTPDNELSRKAAQNPKSLSIKEWETWYCTAYVSSISYQIQEVITDSVAKPIRQVAESEGAILEKTQLLMLLITILSLVGSALGISNLVTASVMERSREIGLLKAVGAHNAPISWLVLTEILVTAVVGGVVGYFAGLGFAQIIGQSVFGSAIVIKPMVIPLVVVLVFIVTLAGSIPSIRLLLSLRPAEVLHGR, from the coding sequence ATGTTCTGGAGAATGGTCAAAGGGGCGCTATTCCGGCAAAAAGGAAAAATGCTCATGATTGCATTTACGATTGCATTAGGAGCCTCCCTTGCCACTGCCATGCTCAATGTCATGATGGATGTTGGGGATAAGGTCAATCAGGAACTAAAGACCTATGGGGCAAATATTAATGTCGTTCCCAAAGCGGCTTCTCTGCTCGATGATCTTTATGGTGTTGCAGAAGGTTCTGGCGGGTCCGATCAATATTTGAATGAATCGGAACTTGGAAATATTAAAACCATATTTTGGGCGTTTAACATCGTAGATTTTACGCCGTATCTGGAGACCTCCGTGAAGCTGGAGCCGGGAGCAAGGGATACTAAGCTTGTGGGCACATGGTTTAAACACCATTTAGATCTTCCCACAGGGGAATCGTTAGATACCGGCATGAAAAGTATGAAAAGCTGGTGGGAAATATCCGGCGATTGGCTGACCGATCAGGATGAAAACTTTGCGATGGTGGGCAGCCTTGTGGCAGGTAGAAATAATATTCAAGTAGGTGATACGATTACCCTTGAATTACGAGGAAAAACAAAGAAGTTGACGGTTAAGGGTGTTTTTAATGCCGGAAGTGATGAGGACGAGCAAATTTATGTCCCTTTGCAGACGGCACAGGAATTGACAGGGCGTGCAGGGCTTGTAAGCCGAGTTGAAGTCAGTGCTTTAACAACACCTGACAATGAACTGTCCCGCAAAGCAGCACAAAATCCAAAAAGTCTTTCTATTAAAGAATGGGAAACGTGGTATTGTACGGCTTACGTCAGTTCAATTTCTTATCAAATACAAGAAGTAATCACGGATTCAGTTGCAAAGCCTATTCGCCAAGTTGCGGAATCCGAAGGCGCAATTTTAGAGAAAACGCAGCTGTTGATGCTTTTAATTACCATTTTAAGTTTAGTTGGTTCAGCCTTGGGCATTTCCAACCTTGTTACGGCCAGCGTGATGGAACGCAGCCGTGAAATCGGATTGCTAAAAGCAGTTGGAGCGCATAACGCGCCAATTTCGTGGCTTGTTTTAACAGAGATACTTGTTACAGCAGTTGTAGGGGGTGTTGTCGGATACTTTGCCGGGCTTGGCTTTGCTCAGATTATCGGACAGTCCGTCTTTGGATCAGCCATTGTTATCAAACCGATGGTGATACCTCTTGTAGTAGTTTTGGTATTTATTGTAACCTTAGCCGGAAGCATTCCGTCTATCCGGCTTCTGTTGTCCCTTCGCCCGGCAGAAGTTTTACATGGCAGGTGA
- a CDS encoding ABC transporter ATP-binding protein — protein sequence MNLLELKDISKIYGNVKALQNVNLEVSQGEWLAIMGPSGSGKSTMMNIIGCMDKPSNGSVILDGLNISKESAKSLTNIRRDKIGLIFQQFHLINYLTALENVMVSQYYHSMPDEKEALQALERVGLGDRAKHLPSQLSGGEQQRVCIARALINYPMLILADEPTGNLDEANEGIVIDIFKQLHKEGSTIVVVTHDPEVAEEAQRTVVLEHGKVARIVQNKP from the coding sequence ATGAATTTATTGGAGCTTAAAGACATCTCAAAAATCTATGGTAATGTGAAGGCATTGCAGAATGTTAATCTAGAAGTTTCCCAGGGGGAATGGCTGGCAATCATGGGTCCTTCTGGATCGGGGAAAAGCACCATGATGAACATCATTGGGTGCATGGACAAGCCTTCAAATGGTTCTGTTATACTGGATGGCTTAAATATTTCAAAGGAAAGTGCTAAAAGTTTAACCAATATCCGTCGGGATAAGATTGGACTGATTTTTCAGCAGTTTCATTTAATTAACTACCTTACAGCGTTGGAAAATGTAATGGTTTCACAGTATTATCATAGCATGCCGGATGAAAAAGAAGCCTTGCAGGCACTGGAACGCGTTGGGTTAGGAGATCGAGCCAAACACTTGCCGAGTCAGCTCTCGGGTGGGGAGCAGCAGCGGGTGTGTATTGCCCGAGCACTTATCAACTATCCGATGCTCATTCTCGCAGATGAACCTACAGGAAACCTGGATGAAGCAAATGAGGGTATCGTGATTGATATTTTCAAGCAGCTTCACAAAGAGGGCAGCACCATCGTGGTTGTTACCCACGATCCGGAAGTTGCCGAGGAAGCTCAGCGAACCGTTGTATTGGAGCATGGCAAAGTTGCGAGGATTGTTCAGAATAAGCCATGA
- the pdxR gene encoding MocR-like pyridoxine biosynthesis transcription factor PdxR, translated as MFVLDENEEMPLYVQLYQQIKNDIIKGDIKSGTKLLSSRKLAMDLRISRNTVELAYDKLSSEGFLISRPHQGYYAELPLMEALDKQEGIGKPQLELESQDDKNIIYDFQNKRLHPDEFPFGRWKALTNKCFLDYKNGFLQYGCPFGEPSLRAEIQRHIYHHRQVKCQAKQIIIGSGTQFCLELICHVLTDQNMNIAMEEPAYNRTRMTFQNNGFHIRPIQMDEHGIDISQLKNKTVAAAYVTPSHQYPTGIIMPKTRRVELAEWAKCNDTFIIEDDYNCCFQYDINSIPSIHSFCSDRVIYMGTFSDLLFPAIGVSYMVLPEQLVDKLCERYCHDTTFVPFLTQKTLELFMREGFWEKHMRKTILHQRKKRDVLVKSLRHEFKDKIHIWGTHAGLHILVQAKWAVTEEELIAQANEMGVGVQPTAEFWSCTQNMKNGLVLLNYGGMLLEQVPAAVKLLRQAWLKNEKGAVKEL; from the coding sequence ATGTTTGTGCTAGATGAGAATGAAGAGATGCCTTTATATGTTCAATTATATCAGCAGATAAAGAACGATATTATAAAAGGGGATATAAAGAGTGGAACAAAACTTTTATCCAGCAGGAAGTTAGCCATGGACCTACGGATAAGCAGGAACACGGTTGAATTAGCTTATGATAAATTGTCCTCAGAGGGATTTTTGATCAGTAGACCTCACCAGGGGTATTATGCCGAACTGCCACTTATGGAAGCATTGGATAAACAAGAAGGAATAGGGAAGCCACAGCTGGAATTAGAAAGCCAGGATGATAAAAATATAATTTATGATTTTCAAAATAAAAGGCTACACCCGGATGAGTTTCCTTTCGGAAGATGGAAAGCACTTACAAACAAGTGCTTCCTTGATTATAAAAATGGATTTTTGCAGTATGGTTGTCCTTTTGGCGAACCAAGTCTGCGCGCTGAAATACAAAGACATATCTATCATCACAGACAAGTAAAGTGCCAGGCCAAACAGATTATTATTGGGTCAGGGACACAATTTTGCCTAGAACTTATTTGCCATGTGTTAACGGACCAAAATATGAATATTGCCATGGAAGAGCCGGCATATAATCGAACCCGTATGACCTTCCAGAACAACGGTTTTCATATTCGGCCGATACAAATGGATGAACATGGAATAGATATAAGTCAGTTAAAGAATAAGACTGTTGCAGCAGCCTATGTGACCCCCTCACATCAATATCCGACAGGTATCATTATGCCCAAAACGCGTAGGGTGGAATTGGCCGAGTGGGCAAAATGCAACGATACCTTCATTATTGAAGATGACTATAACTGTTGTTTTCAGTATGATATAAACTCAATTCCCTCCATCCATTCGTTTTGCAGCGATCGGGTAATTTATATGGGGACCTTTTCCGATTTGTTATTTCCGGCTATAGGGGTGTCCTATATGGTGCTTCCAGAACAACTAGTAGACAAATTGTGTGAGCGTTACTGCCATGATACTACATTTGTACCTTTTCTTACTCAAAAGACATTAGAACTCTTTATGCGTGAGGGGTTTTGGGAAAAGCACATGAGAAAAACCATTTTGCATCAGCGAAAAAAGCGGGATGTACTTGTTAAGTCACTGAGGCATGAATTTAAGGATAAGATTCATATTTGGGGGACCCATGCAGGCCTTCATATATTGGTGCAGGCAAAATGGGCTGTAACCGAAGAGGAACTGATTGCGCAAGCCAATGAAATGGGTGTGGGTGTGCAGCCAACAGCTGAGTTTTGGAGTTGTACACAAAACATGAAAAACGGATTAGTTCTTTTAAATTATGGGGGTATGCTATTGGAGCAGGTCCCCGCCGCAGTTAAACTGCTTCGCCAGGCGTGGCTTAAAAATGAAAAGGGGGCTGTAAAAGAACTTTAA
- a CDS encoding ABC transporter ATP-binding protein, with protein sequence MLFEIKGLSKEYKRRENVFSAVDNVDLSIERGDFVSIIGRSGSGKSTLLNIVAGLLRPTSGCIKLEGTELYSLRDHEISAIRNSQLGYIPQGFGALSNLTVFENVKLPYFLFKRQGDASGRASFLLNEVGISHLADMFPSQLSGGELRRVLIARALMNEPNILIADEPTSDLDIETTKEIMEIFARINKNGTTILTVTHELDTLGFANRVLTMASGKLTEGVPFNTCAKFSTEL encoded by the coding sequence ATGCTGTTTGAAATAAAAGGATTAAGTAAAGAATATAAGCGTAGGGAAAACGTTTTTTCGGCGGTGGACAACGTAGACTTATCCATTGAGCGAGGTGATTTTGTCAGCATTATCGGGCGTTCAGGAAGCGGGAAAAGCACTCTTCTCAATATTGTTGCTGGGCTTTTGAGGCCCACGTCGGGCTGTATCAAGTTGGAGGGGACCGAGCTCTACAGCTTGAGAGACCATGAAATATCGGCGATTAGAAATTCTCAATTGGGATATATCCCCCAAGGCTTCGGGGCACTTTCCAATCTGACTGTATTTGAGAATGTTAAACTGCCATATTTCCTTTTCAAGAGACAAGGAGATGCTTCTGGGCGAGCATCCTTTCTTCTTAATGAAGTAGGGATATCTCATCTTGCAGATATGTTTCCTTCTCAGCTCTCCGGTGGCGAGCTTCGTCGTGTCCTCATTGCAAGAGCACTGATGAATGAGCCCAATATTCTTATTGCTGATGAACCAACTTCCGATTTGGATATAGAGACAACGAAAGAGATCATGGAGATTTTTGCGCGGATTAACAAAAACGGCACAACAATTTTGACTGTTACACATGAACTGGATACGTTGGGGTTTGCTAATAGAGTGTTGACTATGGCATCAGGAAAGTTAACGGAAGGAGTACCATTTAATACTTGCGCAAAATTTTCTACAGAGCTCTAA